In Phycisphaerae bacterium RAS2, the DNA window TGCCCGACAACATCGAGATTCCCACGCTCACCGGGCGCATCGTCGCCATCTCGGCGCAGGTCGCCGCCGACAGCGACTATCCCATCAAGCAATACGACAAAGTGCTGTTCAACCCCAAGCACGCGATCCCGGTTGATTTCGAGGGGGACAACCAGCTCTACGTCGTGCCGGTCGAAGACGTGGTCGCTGTCTTTCGCAAGGCGGGAAGCTAGCCGTCGCGCCAAATGAGCCGATTGATTCCCCCGGCCGGCCCGTGATAGACTGGTGCGCGTGTCACCTCGCTGTCGCGCCATGACTGGCCCTGTTCTCCTGATCCTGCTCGGGTCGCTCGGCCTGTCGCCGGTCGCCGCGCGGGCCGAAGGCAGCGCCTGCTACGGCTCGAAAGACAGCAAGGTCTACCACGCCGACGCGGCCTGCCCCTCCGGCAAGAAAATCATCGCCGAGAACCGCATCGCCTTTAAGTCCGTTGCCGACGCCGAAGAGCAGGGCCGCCGCCTGTGCAGGACATGCGAACGGCGCATGGCCTCGGGCAAAGCACGCGAAGACAAGGAGTCCGCTGCGCCACCGCCGCCGCCGCCGACCGATGACCCAGCCAAAGAGAAGCGTTCGGGCCGCGGCAAGAACGCCGCAAGTCAGCCGGCCAATTCCAAGCCGCCGGTCCCGCGGATCGATCCGGCGCGTGCGATGACCGTCAAGCGCGTCCTGCCCGGCGGTGCGATGCTGCTGGACAACGGCGACAAGGTGCGGCTGCTGGGGGTCTGCTGCCCGGAGGATCGGCAACCGCTGGCCGCGGAGGCCGTCGCGCACATTGAGAAACTTGTCAAATCCCGCAAGTGCGAACAGTCGTGGGACGGCCCCGCCAGCCGGCCCGAGCTTCGCAACGAGAACGGACAGCTGCTGCTCTTCGTTGCGGCCGGGATGAATCGCGTCGACCTCGGCGGCGAACTCATCGAACAGGGACTGGCGTGGGTTGATCGAGACCGGGCCTGCACAAAGACAGACGACTACCTCACGCGCGAACACCTCGCCTGGAGCGAAGGCCGCGGCATCTGGCGCCGGCTGGACGGCGTCGCGGGTCAGGCGCGCGTGCTGACCGGTCAATACGCCCGGCATTATCATCCGACCGATTGCCCGCACGAAGTGCATCTGAACGAGCCGAGCGAAATCACCGTGAACGAGGCCAAGGCCCGGCGGCTCGCCCCGTGCTGCTTCTACCGCGCCGGGCCGTCCGTCGCGGCCGCGTCCCGCGAAGCCGAAGCCGCCGCCAAGGACCCCAAACCCCGCGAGCCCGCGAATCGCCATGCCAAGACAAAAGACTAAATCCCACGCCGCCGCCCTGCACAAGTTGCGACGGATCGGCATGGTCCACCTGCCCCCGCTGCCGGGCTCCGCAGGATTCAGGAGCGATTCGCGCCACCTGGCGCGGCCGCTCGACGCGATCACCGGGCAAGCCGTCGCCGAGGCGACGCTGCTGGCCCGCGCCGGTTTCGACGCCGTCATCGTTGAAAACTTTGGCGATGCGCCGTTCGCAGCAACCGGGGTTCCGCCTGAAACGCTGGCCGCCATGAGCATCGTGATCGACCACGTCGCCCGCGCGGTGAAGATCCCCATCGGCGTCAACGTGCTGCGGAACGACGCGCTGGGCGCGCTGGCCGTCGCAGCCGTCACCGGCGCCGCCTTCATCCGGGTGAACGTGTTGAGCGGGGCCTACGCGACCGATCAGGGCATCATCACCGGCAACGCGAACGAATTGCTCGCGCGCCGCGCGGCCGTCGCGCCGCACGTCGCCATCGCCGCCGACGTGCACGTGAAACACGCGACGCCGATCAGCCAGCCCGATCTCGCGCTCGCCATCGAGGAAACCGCCCAGCGCGCCGGGGCCGACGCGATTATTTTGAGCGGCACGGGCACGGGTAAGCCGACCGACCTGGCGAAGCTTGGTGCCGTGCGCAGCGCCGCCCACGGCCTGCCGATTTGGATCGGCTCGGGCGTGACGGCCGCCACCGTCCGCGAATCGCTTCGCGTCGCCGATGCGGTGATTGTCGGCACGGCGCTCAAGAAGGGCAGCCGCACGACGGCGCCGCTGGACCGGGCGCGCGTCGCGGCGTTCATTAAGGCCGCCGGGCGATAATCGCTCATTTCA includes these proteins:
- the groS_3 gene encoding 10 kDa chaperonin, which gives rise to MSDAKAASRVKLETVEPMGKRVLIRKDADKKTTKGGIQLPDNIEIPTLTGRIVAISAQVAADSDYPIKQYDKVLFNPKHAIPVDFEGDNQLYVVPVEDVVAVFRKAGS
- a CDS encoding hypothetical protein (Staphylococcal nuclease homologue), with the translated sequence MTGPVLLILLGSLGLSPVAARAEGSACYGSKDSKVYHADAACPSGKKIIAENRIAFKSVADAEEQGRRLCRTCERRMASGKAREDKESAAPPPPPPTDDPAKEKRSGRGKNAASQPANSKPPVPRIDPARAMTVKRVLPGGAMLLDNGDKVRLLGVCCPEDRQPLAAEAVAHIEKLVKSRKCEQSWDGPASRPELRNENGQLLLFVAAGMNRVDLGGELIEQGLAWVDRDRACTKTDDYLTREHLAWSEGRGIWRRLDGVAGQARVLTGQYARHYHPTDCPHEVHLNEPSEITVNEAKARRLAPCCFYRAGPSVAAASREAEAAAKDPKPREPANRHAKTKD
- the sgcQ_2 gene encoding Putative sgc region protein SgcQ gives rise to the protein MVHLPPLPGSAGFRSDSRHLARPLDAITGQAVAEATLLARAGFDAVIVENFGDAPFAATGVPPETLAAMSIVIDHVARAVKIPIGVNVLRNDALGALAVAAVTGAAFIRVNVLSGAYATDQGIITGNANELLARRAAVAPHVAIAADVHVKHATPISQPDLALAIEETAQRAGADAIILSGTGTGKPTDLAKLGAVRSAAHGLPIWIGSGVTAATVRESLRVADAVIVGTALKKGSRTTAPLDRARVAAFIKAAGR